A genomic region of Nitrosomonas ureae contains the following coding sequences:
- the ada gene encoding bifunctional DNA-binding transcriptional regulator/O6-methylguanine-DNA methyltransferase Ada, with amino-acid sequence MNALAKKERLAAETVNDPRWAAIVARDPEADGKFYYTVKTTGVYCRPSCAARLARPENVGFYPTREEAEKAGFRPCKRCHPDRPSLVVQYVAKITQACRIIEELGSAPSLDALAKQVGMSTYHFHRIFKQITGLTPRQYAAALRERKIRDELGRGSAVTEAIFDAGYNSNNRFYEKSNEILGMTPSSYRTGGTKAEIRFAIGECSLGSILVAQSDRGICAILLGDDPGKLVRDLQDSFPRADLIGGDANFEQLVAKVVGFIEAPGIGLELPLDVRGTAFQQRVWQALREIPVGQTASYTEVARRIGSPTAVRAVAQACATNKLAVAIPCHRVVRNDGTLAGYRWGVERKRTLLEKETGMPAKELQA; translated from the coding sequence GGCGGCCATTGTCGCGCGTGATCCTGAAGCGGATGGCAAGTTTTATTACACGGTCAAGACCACGGGTGTGTACTGCCGTCCCTCCTGCGCGGCCCGTCTGGCTCGACCGGAAAATGTCGGTTTTTATCCCACGCGCGAAGAAGCCGAGAAAGCGGGTTTCAGGCCTTGCAAACGCTGCCATCCTGACCGGCCATCACTTGTTGTGCAATATGTGGCAAAGATTACCCAAGCCTGTCGCATTATTGAAGAATTGGGAAGCGCTCCAAGTCTGGATGCACTAGCAAAGCAGGTGGGTATGAGCACTTATCACTTCCATCGCATATTCAAGCAAATTACTGGATTGACACCCCGGCAGTATGCAGCGGCGCTGAGAGAGAGAAAGATACGCGATGAACTCGGCCGTGGCAGTGCCGTGACGGAAGCGATTTTTGATGCAGGCTACAATTCCAACAACCGTTTCTATGAGAAGTCAAACGAGATTCTCGGCATGACGCCGAGCAGTTACCGTACTGGCGGTACTAAGGCTGAAATACGCTTTGCCATCGGTGAATGTTCGTTGGGATCGATCTTGGTGGCACAAAGCGACCGCGGTATTTGTGCCATTCTTCTTGGTGACGATCCCGGCAAGCTGGTACGCGATCTGCAGGATAGCTTTCCCCGCGCCGACCTGATCGGGGGAGATGCTAATTTCGAGCAGCTCGTCGCCAAGGTAGTCGGTTTTATCGAAGCGCCCGGTATTGGCCTTGAGTTGCCGCTGGATGTCCGCGGTACTGCATTTCAGCAGCGCGTGTGGCAGGCGCTGCGGGAAATCCCCGTGGGTCAGACCGCCAGTTATACAGAAGTTGCCAGACGTATCGGTTCACCGACTGCGGTACGGGCCGTGGCACAGGCCTGCGCGACAAACAAGCTGGCAGTCGCCATTCCCTGTCATAGAGTGGTACGCAACGATGGTACCCTGGCTGGTTATCGCTGGGGTGTGGAGCGCAAGCGCACGCTTCTTGAGAAAGAGACGGGAATGCCAGCCAAGGAATTGCAGGCATGA